The genomic segment TTATCCTGCTGGTGCAGCTGAAGGAGAAGAAGTAGAACTTGAAGTATACTCTTTCATCGAAACTGAAACAGGAGAACAAGGTGAATTAAAACCAATCGAAACTGAAGAAGAATGGGAAATGATTGAAGAAGTACTAAATACATTCTTAGCCGATGAAGAAGAATAATCATTAGTTTTGATAATGTCAATATGAGTAAAATGTGTGAAATTGCCAACAAATTTAATTTGTTGGCTTTTTTTTGTTCTCATAAACTAAGATATCATGTAT from the Carnobacterium inhibens subsp. inhibens DSM 13024 genome contains:
- a CDS encoding DUF1292 domain-containing protein → MSHDHNHDHDHEHDHDHEHITLVDEQGNEQLYEILFTFDSDDYGKSYVFVYPAGAAEGEEVELEVYSFIETETGEQGELKPIETEEEWEMIEEVLNTFLADEEE